From Actinopolyspora lacussalsi, a single genomic window includes:
- a CDS encoding chorismate mutase (product_source=KO:K04093; cath_funfam=1.20.59.10; cog=COG1605; ko=KO:K04093; pfam=PF01817; superfamily=48600; tigrfam=TIGR01808), which yields MSATVDSDQTGAESPDPEWPAENGSVEELRDEIDYLDEEILRLIKRRAEVSRQVGAARMAEGGTRIVYNREMDVLARYRELGSEGRELAMILLRLGRGKLGH from the coding sequence TTGAGCGCGACCGTGGACAGCGATCAAACCGGTGCCGAAAGCCCCGACCCCGAGTGGCCCGCCGAGAACGGTTCGGTCGAGGAACTCAGGGACGAGATCGACTACCTCGACGAGGAAATCCTGCGTCTGATCAAACGTCGGGCCGAGGTATCCCGCCAAGTGGGCGCGGCGCGAATGGCCGAAGGTGGCACGCGCATCGTCTACAACCGGGAAATGGACGTGTTGGCGCGCTACCGTGAGCTGGGATCCGAGGGACGGGAACTGGCGATGATCCTGCTCAGGCTCGGCCGCGGCAAACTGGGGCACTGA
- a CDS encoding 3-hydroxybutyrate dehydrogenase (product_source=KO:K00019; cath_funfam=3.40.50.720; cog=COG1028; ko=KO:K00019; pfam=PF13561; superfamily=51735; tigrfam=TIGR01963) produces the protein MADSSAAAAGPSAEVAVDLTGKRALVTGAGSGIGAAVARKLAVSGARLLLVDRLAESVERVAEETGARYTVADLSEPDAVAELGEDTDIVVNNAGLQYVAPVHQYPPDMFQLLLAVMVQAPFRIIRSALPGMYHNGWGRIVNISSVHGIRAAPLKSAYVTAKHGLEGLSKTVAVEAAGYGVTSNCICPGYVRTPLLERRIAEHSVRHRVPREQVIEDVLLARTPVKRLVDPVEVAELTAWLCGVSAVSVTGSSFSMDGGWSAH, from the coding sequence ATGGCTGACAGTTCGGCTGCCGCGGCGGGGCCATCCGCCGAAGTCGCGGTGGATCTGACGGGCAAACGGGCGCTCGTCACCGGAGCGGGGAGCGGGATCGGGGCGGCGGTCGCGCGGAAACTGGCGGTCTCCGGGGCCCGGTTGCTGCTCGTCGACCGCCTCGCGGAATCGGTGGAGAGGGTGGCCGAGGAGACAGGGGCGCGGTACACCGTCGCGGACCTGTCCGAACCGGATGCCGTCGCCGAGCTGGGCGAGGACACCGACATAGTGGTCAACAACGCGGGGCTGCAGTACGTGGCTCCGGTGCACCAGTATCCGCCGGACATGTTCCAACTGCTGTTGGCGGTCATGGTGCAGGCTCCGTTCCGGATCATCCGTTCGGCGCTGCCCGGGATGTACCACAACGGATGGGGCAGGATCGTCAACATCTCCTCGGTCCACGGCATTCGTGCCGCACCCCTGAAGAGCGCGTACGTCACCGCCAAACACGGTCTGGAAGGGCTGTCCAAGACCGTGGCCGTCGAAGCGGCGGGGTACGGGGTGACCTCGAACTGCATCTGTCCGGGGTACGTGCGTACTCCGCTTCTCGAACGCCGGATCGCCGAACACTCCGTGCGGCACCGTGTTCCCCGGGAGCAGGTGATCGAGGACGTGCTGCTCGCGCGCACACCGGTCAAGCGGTTGGTGGACCCGGTGGAGGTGGCGGAGCTGACCGCGTGGTTGTGCGGTGTTTCCGCCGTCTCGGTCACCGGGTCCTCGTTCTCGATGGACGGTGGTTGGTCGGCCCATTGA
- a CDS encoding hypothetical protein (product_source=Hypo-rule applied; superfamily=47869; transmembrane_helix_parts=Outside_1_4,TMhelix_5_27,Inside_28_50,TMhelix_51_73,Outside_74_105): MGTIIDVIAFVVTLLALLAALGHAGYLTLLSTAARKRPGGQPAIKFARKRAPVAGTALGLGLLAVLLSTGGVVPDVFAILLGGGVGLGSTHALRSTQQDFRGGRY; encoded by the coding sequence ATGGGCACGATTATCGACGTGATCGCGTTCGTGGTCACTCTGCTCGCGTTGTTGGCGGCGCTGGGCCACGCTGGGTATCTGACGTTGTTGTCGACCGCGGCACGGAAACGGCCCGGCGGACAACCGGCCATCAAGTTCGCCCGGAAACGGGCTCCCGTGGCGGGTACCGCGCTCGGCCTGGGACTGCTGGCCGTGCTGCTGTCCACGGGTGGCGTGGTCCCGGACGTGTTCGCGATCCTGCTCGGTGGTGGCGTGGGACTCGGTTCTACGCACGCGTTGCGGAGCACCCAGCAGGACTTTCGTGGTGGCAGGTACTGA
- a CDS encoding LmbE family N-acetylglucosaminyl deacetylase (product_source=COG2120; cath_funfam=3.40.50.10320; cog=COG2120; pfam=PF02585; superfamily=102588), with protein MIDSPNPPTGVPERVLVVTAHPDDVDFGGAGTVAGWTAGGTSVTYCVCTAGEAGAPEDATRERVRQLRIAEQRRAAARVGVDDVRFLDHEDGRLSPDLTLRRRITRVIRSVRPEIVVTHSPEINWSRIALAHPDHRAVGEATLAAVYPDARSPFAHPELLDREGLRPWTVRQLWITESPEERANHAVDVTDRFTDKIAALSEHASQVADSRDLAAMLREHLGDNARRHGLVEGRLAEVFQVVNTE; from the coding sequence GTGATCGATTCACCGAACCCGCCCACCGGCGTCCCGGAACGCGTTCTCGTGGTGACGGCCCATCCCGATGACGTCGACTTCGGCGGTGCGGGAACCGTCGCGGGCTGGACGGCGGGCGGCACCTCGGTCACCTACTGCGTCTGCACCGCGGGCGAGGCCGGAGCGCCGGAGGACGCCACTCGGGAACGGGTGCGACAGCTGCGTATCGCGGAGCAGCGACGTGCCGCCGCACGGGTCGGGGTCGACGACGTACGTTTCCTCGACCACGAGGACGGCAGGCTGTCTCCGGACCTGACGTTGCGCCGCCGTATCACCCGGGTGATCCGTTCCGTGCGCCCGGAGATCGTCGTCACGCACTCCCCCGAGATCAACTGGTCCCGCATCGCGCTGGCCCATCCGGACCACCGTGCCGTTGGTGAGGCCACCCTGGCGGCGGTGTATCCGGACGCGCGGAGCCCCTTCGCACACCCGGAGTTGCTCGACCGGGAAGGACTGCGGCCGTGGACGGTACGGCAGCTCTGGATCACAGAATCGCCGGAAGAGCGCGCCAATCACGCGGTCGACGTGACCGACCGGTTCACGGACAAGATCGCGGCACTGTCGGAGCACGCCTCGCAAGTGGCGGATTCACGGGATCTCGCCGCGATGCTGCGCGAGCACTTAGGCGACAACGCGCGACGACACGGACTGGTGGAGGGCCGGCTGGCCGAAGTGTTCCAAGTGGTCAACACCGAGTGA
- a CDS encoding hypothetical protein (product_source=Hypo-rule applied; transmembrane_helix_parts=Inside_1_82,TMhelix_83_105,Outside_106_388) produces MDGGGPNRYPGEDGEAAGTRVNHGGPERRCVTGTSRVTGTNDTAASDAPPRSRCPEEPEGGLCEFGLGMIPASITPPRTWRRAAWFVVVSAAAALGGIVLVTAVVMSNEPARLATDPRHLPRAGEYPPLYRSDESPAGSGIESTADDNGAPEPSSSGRSRQPTATGRTGDGVPPVHGPPTGTRQRSSTAAPSASRQSTAPTRELPSGDTAGNDLAADDPAEESTSQGTTPTSDTPASDTPASDDPPGIASAGTLQQSATLWHTTTSAPTERPAQQHQTQQDTTMPPSVMLGLTKSYFRSLDAGEPYLAHELTAGSPHRTGFTGLRRRYAEFGSVELVSSTVRGDGTVNELRVDPGVGESTTRYRRLEFDEHPRRVVADEPVDDPPGNR; encoded by the coding sequence ATGGACGGTGGCGGGCCGAACCGCTATCCGGGCGAGGACGGCGAGGCCGCGGGTACACGAGTGAACCACGGTGGTCCGGAACGCCGCTGCGTAACCGGGACGAGCCGTGTCACCGGGACGAACGACACGGCCGCGTCGGACGCACCGCCACGATCCCGTTGCCCGGAGGAACCGGAGGGCGGGCTGTGCGAGTTCGGACTCGGCATGATCCCCGCTTCGATCACCCCGCCGCGCACCTGGCGGCGGGCGGCATGGTTCGTGGTGGTGTCGGCGGCAGCGGCGTTGGGGGGAATCGTGCTGGTCACAGCGGTGGTGATGAGCAACGAACCCGCTCGGTTGGCCACGGACCCCCGGCACCTGCCACGAGCCGGGGAGTACCCACCGCTGTACCGATCGGACGAGAGCCCCGCCGGTTCGGGAATCGAATCCACCGCCGACGACAACGGTGCACCGGAACCGAGTTCCTCCGGGAGGTCGCGACAGCCGACGGCGACCGGGCGAACCGGCGACGGTGTTCCGCCCGTGCACGGCCCCCCGACCGGCACACGACAGCGGAGTTCGACAGCCGCGCCGTCGGCGTCACGGCAGAGCACGGCTCCCACGCGCGAGCTCCCCTCCGGCGACACAGCGGGGAACGACCTCGCGGCGGACGATCCAGCGGAGGAGAGCACTTCGCAGGGCACCACCCCAACCAGCGACACCCCCGCCAGTGACACCCCCGCCAGCGACGATCCGCCGGGCATCGCTTCCGCCGGGACCCTGCAGCAGAGCGCGACCCTCTGGCACACGACCACGTCCGCCCCCACGGAGCGCCCGGCACAGCAGCACCAGACACAGCAGGACACGACGATGCCGCCGTCCGTGATGCTCGGCCTCACGAAAAGCTACTTCCGCTCCCTCGATGCCGGGGAGCCGTACCTGGCGCACGAACTGACGGCCGGATCGCCGCATCGCACCGGTTTCACCGGTCTGCGACGACGGTACGCGGAGTTCGGCTCGGTCGAACTCGTCAGCAGCACCGTACGTGGTGACGGCACGGTGAACGAACTGCGCGTGGATCCCGGGGTCGGTGAGTCGACCACGCGCTACCGGCGGCTGGAATTCGACGAGCACCCGCGGCGAGTGGTCGCCGACGAGCCCGTGGACGATCCGCCCGGGAACCGCTGA
- a CDS encoding hypothetical protein (product_source=Hypo-rule applied; transmembrane_helix_parts=Outside_1_54,TMhelix_55_77,Inside_78_259) has translation MSESARSGAPFEEVRPVDHHGETAEPRSVAGATSSEHRIAGTGTGPVQLGGRSVLWTVGALGTLLAMGATAALGVVLSDSTPPRSERKTPNRTGLPITGAAALRVDLLLERAGRSRALPGSSAARAELTDESAVTSSADGRTGSSRLGPPGETSVPSVRVVREFHRLLGAEPASAVRLLSMSMTEAQRADIVRSWRALRSIRSDEISVTTSGRVVSTVAARDATGTRIALRYSFAVDDGSDPRIPRVRLDAARFREPER, from the coding sequence ATGTCGGAATCGGCACGAAGCGGGGCCCCCTTCGAAGAGGTGCGGCCGGTGGACCACCACGGCGAGACGGCGGAACCACGGTCCGTCGCCGGCGCGACGAGCTCCGAACACCGAATCGCCGGTACCGGGACAGGACCGGTCCAGCTCGGTGGACGTTCGGTGTTGTGGACGGTAGGAGCATTGGGGACGCTGTTGGCGATGGGCGCTACGGCGGCTCTCGGCGTGGTGTTGTCGGACTCGACGCCGCCGCGTTCGGAGCGGAAGACGCCGAACCGCACGGGGTTGCCGATAACGGGTGCCGCGGCGCTGCGGGTGGACCTGCTGCTGGAACGAGCGGGCCGGTCGAGGGCCCTACCGGGAAGCTCCGCCGCACGGGCGGAGCTCACGGACGAGTCAGCCGTGACGAGCTCGGCCGACGGTCGCACCGGCAGTTCGCGGCTCGGTCCGCCCGGGGAGACGTCGGTTCCGTCGGTGCGAGTGGTGCGCGAGTTCCACAGGCTGTTGGGAGCGGAGCCGGCGAGCGCCGTACGGCTGCTCTCGATGAGCATGACCGAGGCGCAACGGGCGGACATCGTGCGGAGCTGGCGCGCGCTGCGATCGATTCGCTCGGACGAGATCAGCGTGACCACGAGCGGACGAGTGGTGTCGACGGTCGCGGCGCGCGACGCCACGGGAACCAGAATCGCACTCCGCTACTCCTTCGCGGTCGACGACGGCTCGGATCCGCGCATCCCGCGTGTCCGGTTGGACGCGGCGCGGTTCCGGGAGCCGGAACGGTAG
- a CDS encoding serine/threonine protein kinase (product_source=COG0515; cath_funfam=1.10.510.10; cog=COG0515; ko=KO:K00924; pfam=PF00069; smart=SM00220; superfamily=56112), translating to MSDEGRLVAGRYRVQRRIGSGAMGVVWECVDERLHRTVAVKQLLTQPGLDPTEAEEARQRAMREGRIAARLQHPHAVSVYDVVEENGDPVLVMEYLPSTSLAAMMSEHGPLPPREVARIGAQVAAALGAAHSAGVVHRDIKPGNVLLGDNGTVKITDFGISRAQGDVAVTKTGMLAGTPAYLSPDVACGKEPSPASDVFSLGATLYAAVEGRPPFGQSENTLALLHSVAAGKVQPPQNAGPMTDPLLAMLQPGEDERPDMAQVHEMLQDVANGQAVTSVPTKAAPIPSAMAPGTAAATDPPSNPRNGGTMVGGPQEPEGRFGGTARAETTGYAGSGPPSETAARGRRSRVPLAVSGVLLVVAAVAGILLATSLLSNDSDGGNPSGGETTQPMVPPAAGESSTTETTVPDYPEDDGYQNQDPDWDRPPEQDESATETSASESSEPPETSASEPSDPSSDPDGNPEESDSNNSGDNEDGTGSGSEDGTGDGDGSDSDSGSGSEGGSASGGGSDSGGE from the coding sequence GTGAGCGACGAAGGTCGCCTGGTCGCCGGACGCTACCGAGTGCAGCGGCGCATCGGAAGCGGCGCAATGGGCGTGGTGTGGGAATGCGTCGACGAGCGCCTGCACCGCACGGTCGCGGTCAAACAATTGCTGACCCAGCCCGGTCTGGACCCGACCGAGGCGGAGGAAGCGCGACAACGGGCGATGCGTGAGGGACGTATCGCGGCACGGCTGCAACATCCGCACGCTGTCTCGGTCTACGACGTGGTGGAGGAGAACGGCGACCCGGTGCTGGTGATGGAGTACCTGCCGTCCACCAGCCTCGCGGCGATGATGTCCGAGCACGGCCCCCTGCCGCCGCGCGAGGTGGCACGGATAGGGGCGCAGGTGGCGGCTGCGCTCGGGGCGGCGCATTCCGCCGGAGTGGTGCATCGCGACATCAAACCGGGCAACGTGCTGCTCGGCGACAACGGCACGGTCAAGATCACCGACTTCGGCATCTCCCGGGCACAGGGCGACGTCGCCGTCACCAAGACCGGGATGCTCGCGGGAACCCCCGCCTACCTGTCACCGGACGTGGCCTGCGGCAAGGAGCCCAGCCCCGCGTCCGACGTGTTCTCGCTGGGAGCGACGCTCTACGCGGCCGTGGAGGGCAGACCCCCGTTCGGGCAGAGTGAGAACACGCTGGCACTGCTGCACTCCGTGGCGGCGGGCAAGGTGCAACCACCGCAGAACGCGGGGCCCATGACCGATCCGCTGCTGGCGATGCTGCAGCCCGGCGAGGACGAGCGGCCGGACATGGCGCAGGTCCACGAGATGTTGCAGGACGTCGCCAACGGCCAGGCGGTGACCTCGGTTCCCACCAAGGCCGCCCCCATTCCGTCCGCGATGGCTCCGGGCACGGCCGCCGCGACCGATCCGCCCTCCAACCCGCGTAACGGCGGAACGATGGTCGGGGGACCCCAGGAGCCGGAAGGCCGTTTCGGTGGCACCGCACGGGCGGAGACCACCGGCTACGCCGGCTCGGGTCCGCCGTCCGAAACGGCCGCGCGCGGCCGGCGGAGCAGGGTGCCGCTGGCGGTGTCCGGGGTGCTGCTCGTGGTGGCCGCGGTCGCGGGGATCCTGCTGGCGACCTCGCTGTTGAGCAACGACTCCGACGGTGGGAACCCGAGCGGTGGGGAGACCACACAACCGATGGTGCCGCCCGCGGCGGGCGAATCGAGCACCACCGAGACCACCGTGCCGGACTACCCGGAGGACGACGGGTACCAGAACCAGGATCCGGACTGGGATCGTCCCCCCGAGCAGGACGAGTCCGCGACGGAGACCTCGGCATCGGAGAGTTCGGAACCTCCCGAGACTTCGGCGAGCGAGCCGTCCGACCCGAGTTCCGATCCGGACGGGAACCCCGAGGAAAGCGACTCCAACAACTCGGGCGACAACGAGGACGGGACCGGCAGCGGCTCGGAGGACGGGACCGGCGACGGCGATGGGTCCGACAGCGACAGCGGTAGTGGGTCCGAGGGCGGCAGCGCCAGCGGTGGCGGTTCCGACAGCGGCGGCGAGTAG